CTTTATTGggctttttaaaaataaaaacattgaaatatttttaataatataatctaTTTTAATCACGGAAGAGTATTTTCGTAATTTCTCTAATCGAGTTTGTGTTACTTAACTCGTGACACCAAATCAATCagagcttaaataatagtataaattaacTAATAGTAGAAGGTACGGAAAGAATAAGATCAAAgatagaaattataaatataaaaattaaatttattaaattatttaaaattaagactaaattaataaaatgtataaattacaCCAATTCAAAAGAATTTATAATCTATAACCATATATTAAAAGTAGTGTACAAACTATGCCTCTTTTTAAACAAACAAAGCTCtcctttttgatattttaaaataatgatataatttcagttttagtctttaaaatatgctaaaatttaaatttacttatttataaacCTTATGCTGACATGTGGCACATCCAttatgctttttctttttcattttgtaacattatttggtcattttaacatagatttaatcattttcactttaaattttaatacaatttgatttttatattttataatgttattatttaattaaaatagttaacttttcaattaaaatgatatgtgattaaatataatttaaaaacgaatttttaaatctaaaaaataaagagataaaatttttaaaaacaaaagtaggatatttaaattttaaatatacaaagtGTAGAGATTTAGAGTCATGGATGTTTCAACTGAACCAGATTGACCGGGATGTCAATTTAAAGAGGGGCATCGGATTAATTAAACTGTGAATTGGTACAAATCAATTCAGCTAGACTAAAAATAGATTcaactaagttttttttttataatttatttaatgaaataatataaaccaACGAGACAATCAAtcaaagaatattttaatttttaaaatttaactttataattaataaaaaataattaattaattcaacgCTAAATATCGGTCAATCATATTAGTTTGGTGATCAAAATAGGAGCAGGTTTAGTAAtagtatagtttaccctaaactaattaatgCGTAGGACTTTGGGGGGAAGGCGTAGTATTACCTTGGCGGGCGGGTTCTCGATCCTCTTTCAACTTTCCAATCGATACCATTTGCATCCTCCTGCCTTTTTGCTTCTCAAAATTGAAGCTTTGGAAAACCACGCAGGTCAGCTTCTGGTGCTACCCTTCCTTTTCTTGGTTAATACCttactcatatttatataataaaagatatggCGATTTTACGGTTTCCCTTTGCTTGTTTTCCTGCTTCTGTCGCCTGGCTTTTATGTTTCCGGTAAATCGGtttctttttcgatttagtTATGTTTATTGTAAATTGGGTTCTTTTGAATTTATGATAGTTTTTGGGTTGTTTCATTATTCAGAATCATGCCCttcttaaatttgaattcaaaatatgTTGGAACCTGCTGTTGCAGTTTAATTATTTGCGTTGTTTCAGAAATTTGGCTCTATGTTTAGTAATTTCAGAGCTTTAATTGGGATTAGAAAGCATCCAATCTCGAATGAGGGAGAAGAAACCCGGATTCGCGGTCCACACTAATAGAGCTCCCGACTTGAAATTTGATGGTTTTTTACTTGGTTTAAGGTAAGGTTTAGAGGGATTTGATTTAGGCTGAAATAGTGCTGGAAGTGAAGAATTGGAACAAAGAATTTGTTTTCACAGTTCAATTTCCTCAGGCTTCACTTCTGGGTTCCAATGTCATGAAGGATTCGCACCTGCTTTAACCTTGTATGGTTCATTCTACCGCTTCAAATAAACGATAATTTCTCATTaacttgtttaaaaaattaagtcctAAATAAGACTGACTTCTATTCCAAATAAAATAGATCTTTTGTTTCCCAATGCTCCTGCCAGATCGTTCTCttattttgagagttatttttaTGCATAGGTGTAATGTCATTGCATTGATGTAGTTTTATTCTTCACTTTTTTCCCCTCAAATTcgttttttttggtaatttgacATATCgtttttgtttattgattttctttctttaaaatctGGTAATGGTAACTCTTGCAGTCTTAGTCATCTCTTatttaaaaccttttttttctttacttttttttaatgactaatcaatcttttctttgtatattctttgtcTTGGTTGCTTTCAGGAGTGACGATTTCTgtgtaattgatattttattctatttgttGTCTATTTGTCAGTgtaggttaaaaggaaaaaaaaaatcaaaacttgttattgattctttttcattttatcatgACCGAAAAAGACCCAAGCCACTTCATGAGATTTTCTTCTATTCCTTAGTGTTAACCTATATTACTCGGTGTTGAGTGTGAGTATCAGATATAGGttagattttctaaattttttgcTGTATTTGGAGGATCTTTGGAGTCATAAACTCATATGTATGACAGTATGTGTGTGTCAAACAGGTGTGCGTCAAGAAAAATGTAGAGTCCAAGCAATATAGCTGTTAAGAACATCTTGCTTTCCTTGTCAgcagtgatttttttttattttttattattcctgcttttcttttgaattttgtgtGTTAATCTCATTGATCTCATATCCAAGGAATGTCcagtttaattttgttgttcCCTTCTTTGGATGAACTTGTTCTTTTCCAATGATCTAGAATTATATTAAACCCCCCCCCCTCTAAACATCTCCATTTCTTTGAAAAAGCTTTGAAAAAAACAATCTTGAAATATGTAATGGTCAAGCTAGTCGTATgattcttcctttcttttcttgtatTACCCTTTGGTAACTAGTATCCCTACAGTTAATGTCAGTGGTAGTGttatttcttcttccttttcccATTAATTTTTGGTATTGATCCTATCTCCAGGtcacttttcaaataaaaaatgggaTAATTTCCCAGTTTTGCTTTTCTGATAATCTAGAAATACATCTTAATGACAAATACCCTAACTAATATTTCTGTTTATATGTATCAGGCTTTCAAGAAGCCATCCATGGATAGTCTCCAAATATATGCAGATAATAGTGATGAGGAAGACCTAAGTCACCAGCCATCTACTCTGTCTGCAGACTCTTCACCTCCACGGCTCATCCCCTCCAAATCTGCAGCACCAAAGGTTGATGACACAATGCTTGCCCTAACTGCAGCAGAAGCACGCCAAGCCCAATCAAGGCCCATTGATCCAACCCAGCATGTTGTTGCCTTCAATCCAACCTATGACCAACTCTGGGCTCCAACCTATGGCCCAGCTCATCCATATGCAAAGGATGGCATTGCCCAGGGCATGCGCAACCACAAGCTGGGATTTGTTGAGGATGCCTCCATCGactcttttgtttttgatgAGCAATACAACACCTTCCACAAATATGGTTATGCGGCCGACCCTTCAGGAAGCAACTATATTGGTGATTTGGATGCTTTACAGAAGAATGATGCCATTTCAGTCTATAACATCCCACAACATGAGCAAAAGAAGCGAAAAATTGAGAGGGAGAAGGATGAGGATGAGGTTGATCCAACGGAGATCGATAATCCAGCTACTGATGTTTGGTTGATGAAGAATAAAAGGAGTCCTTGGGCAGGTAAAAAAGAGGGGGTGCAAACAGAGTTGACAGAGGAGCAAAAGAAGTATGCAGAGGAGTatgcaaagaagaaagaagagaaaggcCATAAAGGTGAGAAAGGCGAGCACGTGGTGGATAAGACTACCTTTCATGGCAAAGAGGAGAGAGACTACCAAGGAAGGTCTTGGATTGCACCTCCTAAGGATGCAAAAGCAACGAATGATCATTGTTATATACCAAAGAGATTAGTACACACTTGGAGTGGGCACACAAAAGGTGTTTCAGCTATTCGGTTCTTCCCCAAATATGGGCACTTAATTCTCTCTGCAGGGATGGATACTAAAGTGAAGATATGGGATGTGTTTAATTCAGGAAAGTGTATGAGGACATACATGGGCCATTCTAAGGCAGTAAGagatatttcattttgtaacgATGGCACTAAATTTTTGACTGCTGGATATGACAAGAACATCAAGTACTGGGATACTGAAACCGGGCAGGTTATTTCTACTTTCTCAACTGGGAAGGTTCCGTATGTAGTTAAGCTTAACCCTGATGAAGATAAGCAGAATATTCTTTTAGCGGGTATGAGTGATAAGAAGATTGTTCAGTGGGATATTAATACCGGACAAATTACACAAGAGTATGATCAGCATTTGGGGGCAGTGAATACCATTACATTTGTGGATAACAACCGGAGATTCGTTACATCAAGTGATGACAAATCACTTCGAGTGTGGGAATTCGGAATTCCTGTTGTTATCAAGTATATAAGTGAGCCTCACATGCATTCTATGCCATCTATTTCGCTTCACCCCAACACAAATTGGCTTGCAGCTCAAAGTTTGGATAACCAAATTCTTATTTACAGTACCAGAGAAAGATTTCAgcttaataagaaaaaaaggttTGCTGGGCACATTGTGGCCGGCTATGCTTGCCAAGTCAACTTTTCACCAGATGGACGCTTTGTTATGTCTGGAGATGGAGAGGGTAAGTGCTGGTTCTGGGACTGGAAGAGCTGCAAAGTTTTTAGGACTCTCAAGTGCCACGAGGGAGTTTGCATTGGGTGTGAGTGGCATCCTTTGGAGCAAAGTAAAGTTGCTACTTGTGGCTGGGATGGCTTGATTAAGTACTGGTGAGCAACCTTTTGTTTGATGGCTGTTTTAGTTGGATAGTTTTGTTGTTGttctatatatttatgtttgcGGCTGCctcctcttttttcttcttttgttttttcctttcctttttggGAAATAGGATCATTCTTTAAAATATCATGAACcagttagaaaattttctacTGAAGAAACCCTTTATCAGGATTAGTCAATACAATCTAGACACATTATGAGGAGCATATCACCTCTAATTATTGTAGttcaaataatcaattacaGTCCTGAACTGTGTAGAACCCATGAAGATATTATGTTGAACCTATTCTCTTAAGTGGTGCACCCCTACGTAATTCTGTCTTTAGATTAGATCATTGCAGGGGGGAATGCTTCCAACATTATGAGCCACATAGTTCTTAGTTCCACCAACATATTTACATGATAACTTTGTACGATATTGCATACTGCAAAGCAATTCCTCTTTGATAGGAAGAAGACACTAGTCTCTTGCTAATCTCTGCCCTTCCTAGACCAATAGCTTCTGCCAAGAGAGACTTGCTGCCATTATTTATACTAGTCATGCTTTAAGAAACAACACAGCAACTCCTGCATATCTATTCTACTACTCAAAACAGCCCCATCAACCGCTATCCACCTAGAAAATTCCTTGGCTTGTTGGCAAAAGGGAGCTAAGGTCTCCCCTTCCTTATTTGCTAATCCCATCACAAATGATCTTATAATAAGTCCATGTGATGAATAGGACAAAGTGGCTCTAAATTTGGTTGATCATATGACCCATCTCTCTCTACATTTTTTTTAGCAAGAAGATCATTGATCACTAAGGGTCACACAAGCATTTCTAAATCCTTAGTATGAATGGTTAAAGTAGGGGCAGGGGGGACGGGGAAGAGTTTTGAAGGCAGGACCTTCATTTCAGAGGAGATGTAGATACTAGATAACCATTAAGGCAATTCCTCAGAATGAAGGAAAGAAGCGATGTAGATTGGATAGAGTTAAGGCAATGCCTCAGCCACTTTGTAATTGCCAGAGTAGAGCAGATGGAAGCAGGAGAAGTGACATGGAAAGAGACTGGGGAATGTTATCCAAATCTTATTTGTTTGCATAGCTACCTATGTTATTGTAGTTGCATTTAATTGTTCACATGGGCGTTAGTTGCATTTGATTATAGTAGTTTATTCCATTTAGAACTCGATTAATGGCAGTAAGATGCAGCCTAACTTGTGCTACTTGTTTTGCAGGGACTAACTTTGTTTAGCAGACATTCATATGGTGGAGGCAGCCAAGTCATGAAGTTTAGAAATGGGCATCTCAAGGGTTGAAGTTTGTTTGTAGAACATTATGTACACTTACTAGCCtgccaacttttttttttcctataaaaaaaaacccttatatGTGCAACAGTAGGTGCATTAAGTCATAAAAAGTAATGAAACCATAATACTCTAATCACTATTTTGAATGTAGGGGGGAAGGTGCATATAAAAGATGTGTGTTGAAGTGATGGATGCATGCATTTTTCCCAAATATGGGAAATGCATGAGCCTTGGGATGGAAAGACCACCGACCAATGTCCATGTcccaatatatatttatataatattagaatAGTCGTACGTCGTAATACATGTATTTTggtctaatttaatttatagtcAAAAGTGGTGCTATTTGCAGTCGTTCGTTCTTACCCCTGATCCCAATTCTTGTGTTTTTTGCTAAAGTAGTTcgcactttgaaaattttatcacggctaatttttatagttataaatctgtatttttaaatcaattcaaactaaattaaagaaaaatcgGGCATGAAATTAATGTCCAGGACTAAACTTTAATGTTTTTTTGGACATACTAGGACTAAACGTACGAATTCGCGTAATTAGGACGACCATTACCTTAAAAGTCAAAGCAATGATTCTATCCATTTAtctttcatttatatatatatctaaatgaaatgaattcatcaaaataaccaatataaaatttcttatatataacttcaaattaattctttttcttatatataaagtttttttattataatattttaccacaaatataaaataactttcaaaagtgaaattttggcaaataaaaaaaaagtattttaggCAGAATGATTGAatgactaaaaataaaaaataaaaaactattgtAAGAGGTTCTGGGAAACATCAAGGTCCCAATAGGAATAGGGATGTGAGACACGAGGGGAGCGCAGAGTGAGGTGAAGTTAAAACAAGGTAGGAAGGAGCAGTGGAAATGGAAATTATGGCTGATGCTTCTTCGTACGCGTCCGAAGCTTAATGGATTGGACCCACAAAAGAAACGTTAAACACGCCATCCCCCATTCATTCCTATAAATGTTTTAAGGtcgtttcttctttttcttcttctactcTAAACTCTTCAACTCAAGCTAAACAAATCTCTTCTGTCAAGTATATACATGCTCTGGATGGAGAATATGGAGAATGTTAGTGAGGAGTACAACCAAAATATCTGGGAGCCAAACTATGTGTTTGAAAACGAAGAATATAGGTAGGTAGGTAATGTTGATGTTCAGTTGAATTTCGTTTTGGTTTATTAATCCTTACTTAGCAATTAGTACGTGTCGAATTGAAATGAAGCAGTTGGGCAATGGATGAACTGTATGATAATGATTGTTCAAGTTCTCCGGATGGAGCACCCGCTTCTGCCTCTCTCTCCAACTCTAACAACATCCTTTCCGAGCGAAACCGAAGAAAGAAGCTTAACCAACGCCTCTTTGCTCTCAGAGCTCTTGTTCCTAATATTACCAAGGTCAtccctcctcctcctctctgctcttcctttttcatcattttttaattacaaatattggGTTGATTGAAACTGGGCAGATGGACAAGGCTTCCATCATCAAAGATGCCATTGACTACATCCAGCAACTCCAAGAACAGGAGGCAACACTCCAGGCCGATATTATGGAGTTGGagaataacaacaataataatccAAAGAACCACGACCTACCAATGCTTCTAACATCCAAGAACACCAGCGTTTTCGATTCCCCTATCCAACTTCTTCAAGTATACCTAACCCCTGTCTCTCACTTTCTTTCATAGATTGGATCTACTACTAGtattcatttcttcttctaAATGTTGCAGCTCAACGTGACGCCCATGGGAGACAACACACTACTGGTCAGCATTACATGCACGAAAAGGGCAGACACCATGCTTAAACTCTGTCAACTTTTCGAATCATTGAACCTCAAGATTATTACAGCCAACCTCACTGTTGTCTCTGCCAATCTCTTTAACACGCTGTTTATTCGGGTATCATATATATCCTTCTCCTATAATATTCTTTGTTTTCTCctaggttaattaatttagacaatGATAAATGCATGCAGGCTGATGAAAAGGAGAAAGAAGAGTTAAAAATGCAGATCCAAACTGCCATTGCAGCTTTTAATGGTCCACAAACTCCTATCACCATCTAATCAAAACAACATCTCCTCCCTCTTGGCTATCTGCTTTGATGTATTGTTTTCAGCTTCTGCTGGCACACGCCTTCACATCGATCCACTATGtttgagtttttaattatttaattttaagaaactttattttctgtTCTATCATTTTGGTTGGTTGACTTTGGAATGGTTTCAATATGACAAAGCCAAAAGAATTAAGAACAAATATAGACGCAACTTCTGATCTTTTAAGGTTatcgaaaaataatttatattaataataccaactcaattaaaaaaaacatttaaatttttttctaaacagtaataaatataaatactattttatttttaatataaaatgtttaaataactaaaaattatacCTTAAAATAAGTTGAGTAATTTCgaatttgaagaaaataaatgttttgcctaaaataaatatatcaattttcttTCCCTCGCACATAGACAGCTTATTACACCGGTTGGAATcaaatttttaacctttttaatgAAATGGGACGGAATCCGTTGGATTACTGGTCCGGTTAAAACAGCGAGTGAGGTAATCTAGTTTTTAATACATGCTGTTAAgcttaaatggaaaaataatcaTCACAAATTAGAAGTGGAGTAAAAGCAAATGATTTATTGAAAGTTTCCATGGGCAGAGGTAAGACGATATTTATGAGCGACATTTTTAGCTTTCTAGCGAACGATCGGAAAAAGTAATCTTTCAACGGAACACCTCTTGCCTGTAAATTTTCCCATGGAAATTGCAAACGCCACGGAGAACGGTTCGGCCAAGACTGAGCCTCCCACCACCACCGCCCAAAACCCTTCAGAAGCAGCTTCCCTTAATCCTGCAATAGAGAAGTGGCCCGGATGGCCAGGCCACTGCGTGTTTCGGCTGATTGTGCCAGTTTTGAAAGTGGGGAGCATAATTGGCCGCAAAGGGGAGCTCATTAAGAAGATGTGCGAGGAAACCCGCGCTCGCATCCGCGTCCTTGATGGTGCTCTTGGCACTGCTGATCGCATTGTAACGCTCTTCTTCCCTCCTTTTGTCTTTGGAATCAAATTTGCAAAAGATTTCACCACCGTCGATTTTTGGTTCTGAGCGAAgcgaagttaaaattttttagtttttaatggTATCAAAGCAGTTACTTTTTCGTTTTGCCATTGAAGAAGCTAAAAGCAAGTAGTAATATGTAACaactttttaaaaccataatgTCTTAGGCCAAGTCTCTATACCTAAGGGTGTGTGGCAAAACAATTGGAGTCTTACCTAGGGAGTAATTTTGGATTTCACTTTGTGACACTTCTTTAAAGTATTGGCTTTCCTTGTAGGTGCTAGTATCAGGGAAGGAAGAACCAGAGGCACTTCTTTCCCCTGCGATGGATGCTGCTCTAAGAGTTTTCAAACGCATCTCTGGGTTACCTGATAACGAAAGGGATCCTAAAGCAGCTAGAGCTGCATTTTGTTCAATCCGTTTGCTGGTAGCATATACACaagcaattaatttaattggaaaacAGGGCTCTGTAATTAAGTCATTACAAGAGAGCACAGGTGCATCTGTGAGGGTGTTGCCAGCAGGTTTGTTTTGGACGCTTGAAaacatcattttaattcataagACTTCTTTGGGTTCGCTTTCTTGCTTGGTTAAGCTTTTAGGTGATAGGACTTTGAATAGATAGAATAAAATGGAATTGATCGGTGTAATTTGAATGCTCTCATCTTATTTTGTGCAACATTATTCATGTAGGTTTAGACATGAAATGTACCTCAAATTAATAAAGTCCTGGCTAAATTCTGCATGGTTTAGTGCATTACATGGTAAATGATTGAAATTCCAAGCTTCATTGTTTGCAATTTTATGTATGCATATATGAGCATGTATGTACATCCTTCATTTATCTATGTCTAGGGGAATTCATGTGCTTTGGTTGTGTATTTGTGTCGGGTAGAGGGCTTTGTTGGAAGGGGCTATTCTGTCCCTTgtgaattttaataaagatttagATAACTTAAGGGGGGCTCATTTTCTGATTGCATGTCTTCTTGTACCATCTTGC
This sequence is a window from Gossypium raimondii isolate GPD5lz chromosome 5, ASM2569854v1, whole genome shotgun sequence. Protein-coding genes within it:
- the LOC105769261 gene encoding uncharacterized protein LOC105769261 isoform X1, translating into MYQAFKKPSMDSLQIYADNSDEEDLSHQPSTLSADSSPPRLIPSKSAAPKVDDTMLALTAAEARQAQSRPIDPTQHVVAFNPTYDQLWAPTYGPAHPYAKDGIAQGMRNHKLGFVEDASIDSFVFDEQYNTFHKYGYAADPSGSNYIGDLDALQKNDAISVYNIPQHEQKKRKIEREKDEDEVDPTEIDNPATDVWLMKNKRSPWAGKKEGVQTELTEEQKKYAEEYAKKKEEKGHKGEKGEHVVDKTTFHGKEERDYQGRSWIAPPKDAKATNDHCYIPKRLVHTWSGHTKGVSAIRFFPKYGHLILSAGMDTKVKIWDVFNSGKCMRTYMGHSKAVRDISFCNDGTKFLTAGYDKNIKYWDTETGQVISTFSTGKVPYVVKLNPDEDKQNILLAGMSDKKIVQWDINTGQITQEYDQHLGAVNTITFVDNNRRFVTSSDDKSLRVWEFGIPVVIKYISEPHMHSMPSISLHPNTNWLAAQSLDNQILIYSTRERFQLNKKKRFAGHIVAGYACQVNFSPDGRFVMSGDGEGKCWFWDWKSCKVFRTLKCHEGVCIGCEWHPLEQSKVATCGWDGLIKYW
- the LOC105769261 gene encoding uncharacterized protein LOC105769261 isoform X2; this encodes MDSLQIYADNSDEEDLSHQPSTLSADSSPPRLIPSKSAAPKVDDTMLALTAAEARQAQSRPIDPTQHVVAFNPTYDQLWAPTYGPAHPYAKDGIAQGMRNHKLGFVEDASIDSFVFDEQYNTFHKYGYAADPSGSNYIGDLDALQKNDAISVYNIPQHEQKKRKIEREKDEDEVDPTEIDNPATDVWLMKNKRSPWAGKKEGVQTELTEEQKKYAEEYAKKKEEKGHKGEKGEHVVDKTTFHGKEERDYQGRSWIAPPKDAKATNDHCYIPKRLVHTWSGHTKGVSAIRFFPKYGHLILSAGMDTKVKIWDVFNSGKCMRTYMGHSKAVRDISFCNDGTKFLTAGYDKNIKYWDTETGQVISTFSTGKVPYVVKLNPDEDKQNILLAGMSDKKIVQWDINTGQITQEYDQHLGAVNTITFVDNNRRFVTSSDDKSLRVWEFGIPVVIKYISEPHMHSMPSISLHPNTNWLAAQSLDNQILIYSTRERFQLNKKKRFAGHIVAGYACQVNFSPDGRFVMSGDGEGKCWFWDWKSCKVFRTLKCHEGVCIGCEWHPLEQSKVATCGWDGLIKYWD
- the LOC105771321 gene encoding transcription factor bHLH35; this encodes MLWMENMENVSEEYNQNIWEPNYVFENEEYSSWAMDELYDNDCSSSPDGAPASASLSNSNNILSERNRRKKLNQRLFALRALVPNITKMDKASIIKDAIDYIQQLQEQEATLQADIMELENNNNNNPKNHDLPMLLTSKNTSVFDSPIQLLQLNVTPMGDNTLLVSITCTKRADTMLKLCQLFESLNLKIITANLTVVSANLFNTLFIRADEKEKEELKMQIQTAIAAFNGPQTPITI